The following are encoded in a window of Mumia flava genomic DNA:
- a CDS encoding FAD-dependent oxidoreductase: MHHSDLKNLDVAIVGAGYGGAAAAKALSLLGANVAVYEQASETREVGAGIGLRPSTMDLFRRWGIFDAIAAVSSPSDYFEILTPTGEPIMKDAWPGMDDYGVKTHTHLIHRGDFIEALLGVLPDGMVRLGHKLETIEDHGDSATLSFANGTSVTADLVIGADGIRSVVREQLFSQAGPVFSGEHAYRTVLDADDAYGTVIDDNLRMYIGRGTKVYLLPLRHRGQVSFDVTSLNADPTWSPQVTKDDLLATLEGFDERLVSMARDLDLATCNVRAVYDIDPFERWHTDAVALLGDSAHSMLHHQGQGANSAILDAGALATALVESDSVAAALTAYQAVRKPVTDELQAISRQGWEEDALDDVFPGQKPASQKAATPQTAR, translated from the coding sequence GCGATCGTCGGGGCCGGGTACGGCGGCGCCGCCGCGGCGAAGGCCCTGAGCCTGCTCGGTGCGAACGTCGCCGTGTACGAGCAGGCGAGCGAGACCCGCGAGGTCGGCGCCGGCATCGGGCTGCGCCCGTCCACGATGGACCTCTTCCGCCGGTGGGGGATCTTCGACGCGATCGCCGCCGTGAGCTCGCCCAGCGACTACTTCGAGATCCTCACGCCGACCGGCGAGCCGATCATGAAGGACGCGTGGCCGGGGATGGACGACTACGGCGTCAAGACTCACACCCACCTGATCCACCGCGGCGACTTCATCGAGGCGCTGCTCGGCGTGCTCCCTGACGGCATGGTGCGTCTCGGCCACAAGCTCGAGACGATCGAGGACCACGGCGACAGCGCGACGCTGTCGTTCGCGAACGGCACCTCTGTCACGGCCGACCTCGTGATCGGCGCCGACGGCATCCGCTCCGTCGTCCGCGAGCAGCTGTTCAGCCAGGCCGGTCCGGTGTTCTCCGGCGAGCACGCGTACCGCACGGTGCTCGACGCCGACGACGCGTACGGCACGGTGATCGACGACAACCTGCGGATGTACATCGGCCGCGGAACCAAGGTCTACCTCCTGCCGCTGCGCCACCGCGGCCAGGTGTCGTTCGACGTCACCTCGCTGAATGCGGACCCGACCTGGTCCCCGCAGGTCACGAAGGACGACCTGCTGGCGACGCTCGAGGGGTTCGACGAGCGGCTCGTGAGCATGGCCCGCGACCTCGATCTCGCGACCTGCAACGTCCGTGCCGTCTACGACATCGACCCGTTCGAGCGCTGGCACACCGACGCGGTCGCGCTTCTCGGCGACTCGGCGCACTCGATGCTGCACCACCAGGGCCAGGGCGCGAACTCCGCGATCCTCGACGCCGGCGCGCTCGCGACCGCGCTGGTCGAGTCCGACTCGGTCGCGGCGGCGCTGACCGCGTACCAGGCCGTGCGCAAGCCCGTCACCGACGAGCTCCAGGCGATCTCGCGGCAGGGCTGGGAGGAGGACGCGCTCGACGACGTCTTCCCCGGCCAGAAGCCGGCCTCGCAGAAGGCGGCGACCCCGCAGACGGCTCGCTGA
- a CDS encoding alpha/beta hydrolase, whose amino-acid sequence MALHPEIAKVLATLPPPPPGPIDPAVLRAAEEAEVRPVEERLPLHAVTDTTADTAYGPVPVRIYTPTQAPSYGVLVYVHGGAFFLGSLETHDHVARSLASATGLKVVSVGYRRAPESAFPAGLRDCYGVARWVTDHSERLRWDGETLALVGDSSGGTYVAAVTALAYDDAAAGRPSAPITHQVLYYPSLDLDFDVTRYASLRENAQGYGLETAGLKPFNAFYLDSGADPDDPRVSPIKREDLTGLPPTLVVTAEHDPLRDEGELYGRRLAEAGVAATVSRYDGAGHGFVQHFGWIPEYHRVFDETAAFLRGPGVEA is encoded by the coding sequence ATGGCGCTGCACCCCGAGATCGCGAAGGTCCTCGCGACCCTCCCCCCGCCCCCGCCCGGCCCGATCGACCCGGCCGTCCTGCGGGCCGCCGAAGAGGCCGAGGTACGCCCGGTCGAGGAGCGCCTCCCGCTGCACGCGGTCACGGACACGACCGCCGACACGGCGTACGGCCCGGTGCCGGTGCGGATCTACACGCCGACGCAAGCCCCCTCGTACGGGGTGCTGGTCTACGTCCACGGCGGCGCATTCTTCCTCGGCAGCCTGGAGACGCACGACCACGTCGCGCGGTCCCTGGCGTCGGCGACCGGCCTGAAGGTCGTCTCCGTCGGCTATCGCCGGGCACCCGAGTCGGCGTTCCCGGCCGGGCTGCGCGACTGCTACGGCGTGGCCCGCTGGGTCACGGACCACTCCGAGAGGCTCCGCTGGGACGGCGAGACCCTCGCGCTGGTCGGCGACAGCTCCGGCGGGACGTACGTCGCGGCGGTGACCGCGCTCGCGTACGACGACGCGGCTGCCGGTCGCCCGAGCGCCCCGATCACGCACCAGGTGCTGTACTACCCGTCGCTGGACCTCGACTTCGACGTCACGCGGTACGCGTCGCTGCGCGAGAACGCGCAAGGGTACGGCCTGGAGACCGCGGGTCTGAAGCCGTTCAACGCCTTCTACCTCGACAGCGGCGCCGACCCGGACGACCCGCGGGTGTCGCCGATCAAGCGCGAGGATCTGACGGGACTCCCGCCGACGCTGGTCGTCACCGCGGAGCACGACCCGCTGCGCGACGAGGGCGAGCTGTACGGGCGGCGGCTCGCGGAGGCCGGCGTCGCCGCGACGGTGAGCCGGTACGACGGGGCGGGGCACGGGTTCGTGCAGCACTTCGGGTGGATCCCGGAGTACCACCGGGTGTTCGACGAGACCGCCGCGTTCCTGCGTGGCCCCGGGGTCGAGGCATGA
- a CDS encoding MBL fold metallo-hydrolase, whose amino-acid sequence MTAAARSAVEIHPLVSPWGRFGLYSFFIDAPEPAIVDAGIASSPTEGMAPALEAIGRRIEDVRWILLTHGHIDHVGGAHALWELTGRRAEIVIGAADAPMLRSRQAHVEEYAAGRGRYLGDPDGAASVAAAAQAVISGELEPTRLVTGGETLPLGGDVTVSVHAIGGHTPGSVAYVVDGQQSVFVGDAVQVHGAANGFPGYVDPAAYRASLTYLRDEVRPQHLYLGHPYRRTDATPYGVELDADQARAALDESLAIEARVRVAAARCIAAGLPHTDSPYSPFAAAAEQLGYAGDPTLEPSPFFTTLHGYVTEEQELHP is encoded by the coding sequence ATGACCGCGGCGGCCCGGAGCGCGGTCGAGATCCATCCGCTGGTCTCGCCGTGGGGCCGGTTCGGCCTCTACAGCTTCTTCATCGACGCGCCCGAGCCGGCGATCGTCGACGCCGGGATCGCGTCGTCGCCCACCGAGGGCATGGCGCCCGCGCTCGAGGCGATCGGACGTCGGATCGAGGACGTCCGCTGGATCCTGCTGACCCACGGCCACATCGACCACGTCGGCGGCGCGCACGCGCTGTGGGAGCTGACGGGCCGGCGGGCCGAAATCGTGATCGGAGCCGCCGACGCCCCGATGCTGCGGTCGCGGCAGGCGCACGTCGAGGAGTACGCGGCGGGCCGGGGGCGCTACCTCGGCGACCCCGATGGCGCGGCGTCGGTGGCGGCGGCGGCGCAGGCCGTGATCTCCGGCGAGCTGGAGCCGACGCGCCTCGTGACCGGCGGCGAGACACTGCCGCTCGGCGGCGACGTCACCGTCTCGGTCCATGCGATCGGCGGTCACACCCCCGGCTCGGTCGCCTACGTGGTCGACGGGCAGCAGTCCGTGTTCGTCGGCGACGCGGTCCAGGTCCACGGGGCCGCGAACGGCTTCCCTGGCTACGTGGACCCCGCCGCGTACCGCGCGAGCCTCACGTACCTGCGTGACGAGGTCCGTCCCCAGCACCTCTACCTCGGCCACCCGTACCGCCGTACCGACGCCACCCCGTACGGCGTCGAGCTCGATGCCGATCAGGCCCGGGCGGCGCTCGACGAGAGCCTCGCGATCGAGGCGCGGGTCCGTGTGGCCGCAGCCCGGTGCATCGCGGCCGGACTGCCGCACACCGACTCGCCCTACTCCCCCTTCGCCGCTGCCGCCGAACAGCTCGGCTACGCCGGCGACCCCACGCTCGAGCCGTCGCCGTTCTTCACGACGCTGCACGGCTACGTGACCGAGGAACAGGAGCTGCACCCATGA
- a CDS encoding CocE/NonD family hydrolase: MTDDQFITDLKIMDAGGQKIAVRKDLRVPMRDGVTLATDVYHGVEDKPRPALVALSPYGKELQALALTTPPQRRPSPMWDGCIEAGDIARVVAEDYAHVIGDLRGSGASEGEHVGNYNAGGVPLGQDAYDLIEWVAEQPWCDGNVGMIGISYFGSMQVLAAAERPPHLKAIFVSGGHFDFYETTYHGGIMWFMPRAAREGRGGDSGWAFTDRITSRMLETYSSEEIEARVTARLADPDVAAWPNLVHTLHYPKNHEAWFDIVLNDLDGAWYEERNPVNLAKNIEVPVYLQIDQGRGWTVDGHIELYENLRGPKRLEIGSYPPMQSRPWVEEHDTMFRWYDYWLKSIENGVMDEPAVSVFVEGTREVVTAQAWPPKEIDYRPLYLRPRRTLSPEPERMGAEHAAPDGFYQAPLTVTDQVEIIDWRTAPFEEPTELIGTGAAHLFVEIDQPDTNLIMRLWDEAPGGARQLLTTGFLKASHRELDDRTTEGNPYHPHTRAVPVEPGTIEEYVLRLYPFAATLRSGHRLVAELSNDEPLADAHNALLPPDAFHLPVGRPVTHKVYRDAAHHSRLVLPFTR; the protein is encoded by the coding sequence ATGACCGACGACCAGTTCATCACTGACCTCAAGATCATGGACGCCGGCGGGCAGAAGATCGCCGTGCGCAAGGACCTGCGGGTGCCGATGCGCGACGGCGTCACGCTCGCGACCGACGTCTACCACGGAGTCGAGGACAAGCCGCGTCCCGCGCTCGTCGCGCTCAGCCCGTACGGCAAGGAGCTGCAAGCGCTCGCGCTCACGACACCGCCGCAGCGTCGTCCGTCGCCGATGTGGGACGGGTGCATCGAGGCCGGTGACATCGCGCGCGTCGTCGCCGAGGACTACGCCCACGTGATCGGCGACCTGCGCGGCTCGGGCGCGTCGGAGGGCGAGCACGTCGGCAACTACAACGCCGGCGGCGTGCCGCTCGGCCAGGACGCGTACGACCTGATCGAGTGGGTCGCCGAGCAGCCGTGGTGCGACGGCAACGTCGGGATGATCGGCATCTCGTACTTCGGCTCGATGCAGGTGCTCGCGGCCGCCGAGCGACCGCCGCACCTCAAGGCGATCTTCGTCTCCGGCGGCCACTTCGACTTCTACGAGACGACCTACCACGGCGGCATCATGTGGTTCATGCCGCGCGCAGCACGGGAGGGCCGCGGCGGCGACTCGGGCTGGGCGTTCACCGACCGGATCACGTCGCGGATGCTGGAGACGTACTCCTCCGAGGAGATCGAGGCCCGCGTCACCGCACGGCTCGCCGACCCGGACGTCGCCGCCTGGCCCAACCTCGTGCACACCCTGCACTACCCGAAGAACCACGAAGCCTGGTTCGACATCGTCCTCAACGACCTCGACGGCGCGTGGTACGAGGAGCGCAACCCGGTCAACCTCGCGAAGAACATCGAGGTCCCCGTCTACCTCCAGATCGACCAGGGGCGCGGGTGGACCGTCGACGGCCACATCGAGCTGTACGAGAACCTCCGCGGTCCGAAGCGGCTGGAGATCGGGTCGTACCCGCCGATGCAGTCGCGGCCGTGGGTCGAGGAGCACGACACGATGTTCCGTTGGTACGACTACTGGCTGAAGAGCATCGAGAACGGCGTGATGGACGAGCCGGCGGTCAGTGTGTTCGTCGAGGGCACGCGTGAGGTCGTCACCGCGCAGGCGTGGCCGCCCAAGGAGATCGACTACCGTCCGCTCTACCTGCGACCGCGGCGCACGCTGTCTCCGGAGCCGGAGCGGATGGGCGCCGAGCACGCCGCGCCGGACGGCTTCTACCAGGCCCCGCTCACCGTGACGGACCAGGTGGAGATCATCGACTGGCGGACCGCGCCCTTCGAGGAGCCGACCGAGCTGATCGGAACCGGCGCGGCTCACCTGTTCGTCGAGATCGACCAGCCGGACACGAACCTCATCATGCGGCTGTGGGACGAGGCTCCCGGCGGGGCGCGCCAGCTGCTCACGACCGGGTTCCTCAAGGCGTCGCACCGCGAGCTCGACGACCGGACCACCGAGGGCAACCCGTACCACCCGCACACCCGCGCGGTCCCGGTCGAGCCGGGGACCATCGAGGAGTACGTGCTCCGGCTGTACCCGTTCGCGGCCACCCTGCGGTCGGGCCACCGCCTCGTCGCCGAGCTGTCGAACGACGAGCCGCTCGCCGATGCGCACAACGCGTTGCTGCCGCCCGACGCCTTCCACCTACCGGTCGGCCGTCCGGTGACCCACAAGGTGTATCGCGACGCCGCTCACCACTCGCGGCTCGTGCTTCCGTTCACGCGCTGA
- a CDS encoding Ig-like domain repeat protein: MIAGLLAAAAPPAAAAEEDDRPTYRGKTFYTGEFHAHTSVSDGVEMPPDAFEHVHDETDADFFTVSEHDVMWDLRNGDDFVDDWRDADSREWRAVHEEVETYNASQDDLVAVPSIENTWYDGTGHINVFNTDWKATARATEKGSVDGFANSFGTGDLKYDLATFYARLKLDPDAIAQFNHPSTTSKGNFFGFTGLDPVTDDRMELIEVKSAGHLAQYEKALDAGWHVGPVWNGDEHSASWVSGNDAITGLWASDHSLDGLYGAMKDRSVFSTQDVDTVLEFGAGDVLMGSVLPADTTTTTFDIRLTDADADDVFTSVELVTNGGTVAKQFDDVSGHEVSLSLERDVADGDYYFVRAGQADGDVVVSAPVWVGETTRGANYAPEITVPDGFVETAVYGEEVALPEATATDDSGTTPTVTYEVYDAAGEVPVADGAFRVRSYDPHYVVVKATDDAGSTNAELLRITVDQDALDPAGVFQYFGSTAAVTEKPGGAGIAVSTDRSIETVYAQVREAGTEGWDDADVLTSTNDRPYEVNTIGNDEETYQHSITGQTLRSHEFDVAGLDTDGRYEYRFGVARDGGAPDPDDDAAWTDVEGELVAGGADDEPIYVIGDLQATSHDADDLGMLRDVLDRLETEAPGGRTLVQTGDLVDNGGRGQYWDEVFEHVFEGLDVQVAPVAGNHETYGDLDYDSTTTERTAIFSNLYDLPKNGAIGESNYSFDRGDVHVSVLNSVKDMDAQLAWLTDDIRSSTRTWNVVVGHYSYYGGQHGDDADLAGDRPKITAALDRLGVDLYVGGHDHLYKRSTIYDGRLAQTPEEEALGTTYVTMGSAGPKFYENTVHWWDDVVFDEDTQVGGVLEVTDEGLKIATYTVDGREVDSYTVRKPRGTWKVTSTDVVDRRLDGVGLLSYPGSRDDVTVVAATYDSSGRQMGAMRSVDATLDHRGVEQFVTFDEPLPVAPSDTLRVYLWDGLESAQPIRPAITVREGIAGDGTADDPYLIASAADLAKIANDPAKHYRLTTDLDLSGTTTDQIDRLVSFRGVLDGDGHTISGFTAPSNQGVGLFADNQGTIRNLVVRGDVESAKTTIGLLADVNHGTIEQVRTEGSITGAGRVGGIVGDHYGVVRDSYSTADVRATGLYSGGVVGIAIGGSVTENAYASGAVTADGRNAGGVVSYGYDETVVHHVVALNAQVVAPTWAHAIVGRVGAGQVADLLDNHVSDAVAISGESLTDEPAADNPKGAVVAAAQARTQAFFVARGWDFDTVWAWDEDGKRPVLQNAFEDVPPLPEEPEAPALEQADDGAYLITKPADLEEVAAWPDESFRLTSDLDLDGVTLPQLGFPAPFTGELDGAGHVLRGFTSTSGGLFGTIDAGASVHDLELVDATVTKSASKAGILVDSLRGTVERVSVGGSVSSLSYAGGVAGDSFGTIRDVYSTAEVSTTGGNYAGGIIGVADSPSTTERVYATGAVTASGTTAGGLTGYARDSGTVVRDSIALNPSVTATSLAHRVVARYASGQTATLSNNLAIETLVAQTQSVTATGPTTLNGETVTTAETQSADTWTGRLGWDLDSVWRWDDEAQRPVLRRADEPADGRAQRSSAAVERGAVTVEPVSYALRHPAPSVVGQAEDGSAMAHDAVLADGVATVTLHGGAAAAGGQVGVLVLDGDADADAPGAGDVAYVGQAAADDAGDATFEVALAQGSALEAYRLVAGTSAGTPRYVASLDPDERPAPEKATTSTSAQVRPWAVAYGRSAVVTARVTSPAGHPTGRVEVRKGSRVLGSTSARRGVTTVRVPARSLAPGRHTLTVRYRGDERHRASSDTVRLRITKARSRITAAKVKPRKVVAERTRVKVVVRVRGAHGVRPRGLVTVRGRGVDATARVRHGVAKVRLGRLPRAGRQRFTVTYRGSDQLSSSTRTVKVRVRRR; this comes from the coding sequence GTGATCGCGGGACTCCTCGCTGCGGCCGCGCCACCCGCGGCCGCAGCGGAGGAGGACGACCGGCCGACGTACCGCGGCAAGACCTTCTACACGGGGGAGTTCCACGCGCACACGTCGGTCAGCGACGGGGTGGAGATGCCGCCCGACGCGTTCGAGCACGTGCACGACGAGACCGACGCGGACTTCTTCACCGTCTCCGAGCACGACGTGATGTGGGACCTGCGCAACGGCGACGACTTCGTCGACGACTGGCGTGACGCCGACTCGCGCGAGTGGCGGGCGGTCCACGAGGAGGTCGAGACGTACAACGCCTCGCAGGACGACCTCGTCGCCGTGCCGTCGATCGAGAACACCTGGTACGACGGCACCGGTCACATCAACGTCTTCAACACCGACTGGAAGGCGACGGCGCGCGCCACCGAGAAGGGGAGCGTCGACGGGTTCGCCAACAGCTTCGGCACCGGCGACCTCAAGTACGACCTCGCCACCTTCTACGCGCGGCTGAAGCTCGACCCCGACGCGATCGCGCAGTTCAACCACCCGAGCACGACGTCGAAGGGCAACTTCTTCGGCTTCACCGGGCTCGACCCCGTCACCGACGACCGGATGGAGCTGATCGAGGTCAAGTCCGCCGGTCATCTCGCGCAGTACGAGAAGGCGCTGGATGCGGGCTGGCACGTCGGGCCGGTCTGGAACGGGGACGAGCACTCGGCCTCCTGGGTCTCCGGCAACGACGCCATCACCGGGCTCTGGGCGAGCGACCACTCCCTCGACGGTCTTTACGGGGCGATGAAGGACCGCAGCGTGTTCAGCACGCAGGACGTCGACACCGTGCTCGAGTTCGGCGCCGGTGACGTGCTGATGGGCTCGGTGCTCCCGGCCGACACCACCACGACCACGTTCGACATCCGGCTGACCGATGCAGACGCCGACGACGTGTTCACCTCGGTCGAGCTCGTCACGAACGGCGGCACGGTCGCGAAGCAGTTCGACGACGTCTCCGGCCACGAGGTCTCCCTGAGCCTCGAACGCGACGTCGCCGACGGGGACTACTACTTCGTGCGGGCCGGGCAGGCCGACGGTGACGTGGTGGTCTCGGCGCCGGTCTGGGTCGGCGAGACGACGCGCGGCGCGAACTACGCGCCCGAGATCACCGTGCCGGACGGTTTCGTCGAGACCGCGGTGTACGGCGAGGAGGTCGCGCTGCCCGAGGCGACCGCGACCGACGACTCGGGCACGACCCCCACCGTGACGTACGAGGTGTACGACGCCGCCGGCGAGGTTCCCGTCGCCGACGGCGCGTTCCGGGTGCGCAGCTACGACCCGCACTACGTGGTCGTCAAGGCCACCGACGACGCCGGCAGCACCAACGCAGAGCTGCTCCGGATCACGGTCGACCAGGACGCGCTCGACCCGGCCGGGGTCTTCCAGTACTTCGGCAGCACCGCCGCGGTCACGGAGAAGCCCGGGGGTGCGGGGATCGCGGTGTCCACCGACCGTTCGATCGAGACCGTCTACGCCCAGGTCCGCGAGGCCGGTACGGAGGGCTGGGACGACGCCGACGTGCTCACGTCGACGAACGACCGCCCGTACGAGGTCAACACGATCGGCAACGACGAGGAGACCTACCAGCACTCCATCACCGGGCAGACGCTGCGCAGCCACGAGTTCGATGTCGCCGGGCTTGACACGGACGGCCGTTACGAGTACCGCTTCGGGGTGGCGCGCGACGGTGGGGCGCCGGACCCGGACGACGACGCGGCGTGGACCGACGTCGAGGGCGAGCTCGTCGCCGGCGGCGCTGACGACGAGCCGATCTACGTGATCGGTGACCTCCAGGCCACGAGCCACGACGCCGACGACCTGGGGATGCTCCGCGACGTGCTCGACCGGCTCGAGACCGAGGCGCCCGGCGGCCGGACGCTGGTGCAGACCGGCGACCTCGTCGACAACGGCGGCCGCGGACAGTACTGGGACGAGGTGTTCGAGCACGTCTTCGAGGGTCTCGACGTGCAGGTCGCCCCCGTCGCCGGCAACCACGAGACGTACGGCGACCTCGACTACGACTCGACCACGACCGAGCGGACCGCGATCTTCTCGAACCTCTACGACCTTCCGAAGAACGGCGCGATCGGGGAGAGCAACTACTCGTTCGACCGTGGCGACGTCCACGTCTCGGTGCTCAACTCCGTGAAGGACATGGATGCCCAGCTCGCCTGGCTGACCGACGACATCCGTTCGTCGACACGCACGTGGAACGTCGTCGTCGGCCACTACTCCTACTACGGCGGCCAGCACGGCGACGACGCCGACCTGGCCGGTGACCGTCCGAAGATCACCGCCGCGCTCGACCGGCTCGGCGTCGACCTCTACGTCGGTGGTCACGACCACCTGTACAAGCGGTCCACGATCTACGACGGCCGGCTCGCGCAGACCCCCGAGGAGGAGGCGCTCGGGACGACGTACGTGACGATGGGCTCGGCCGGGCCGAAGTTCTACGAGAACACGGTGCACTGGTGGGACGACGTCGTCTTCGACGAGGACACCCAGGTCGGTGGCGTCCTCGAGGTCACCGACGAGGGCCTGAAGATCGCCACGTACACGGTGGACGGACGCGAGGTCGACTCCTACACGGTGCGCAAGCCGAGGGGGACCTGGAAGGTGACGTCGACCGACGTGGTCGACCGCCGGCTCGACGGCGTCGGCCTGCTCAGCTACCCGGGCAGCCGCGACGACGTCACGGTCGTCGCCGCGACGTACGACAGCAGCGGCCGGCAGATGGGCGCGATGCGCAGTGTCGACGCGACCTTGGACCACCGGGGCGTCGAGCAGTTCGTGACCTTCGACGAGCCGCTGCCGGTCGCGCCGAGCGACACCCTCAGGGTCTACCTGTGGGACGGGCTGGAGAGCGCACAACCGATCCGCCCGGCGATCACGGTTCGCGAGGGGATCGCCGGTGACGGGACGGCCGACGACCCGTACCTGATCGCGAGCGCCGCCGACCTCGCGAAGATCGCGAACGACCCGGCGAAGCACTACCGGCTCACGACCGATCTCGATCTGTCCGGCACGACGACGGACCAGATCGACCGCCTCGTCTCGTTCCGCGGCGTCCTCGACGGGGACGGACACACCATCAGCGGCTTCACGGCGCCGTCGAACCAGGGCGTCGGCCTGTTCGCCGACAACCAGGGGACGATCCGCAACCTCGTCGTCCGCGGCGACGTCGAGTCCGCCAAGACGACGATCGGTCTGCTGGCCGACGTCAACCACGGCACGATCGAGCAGGTCCGGACCGAGGGCTCGATCACCGGCGCCGGTCGCGTCGGCGGCATCGTCGGCGACCACTACGGCGTGGTCCGCGACAGCTACTCGACGGCGGACGTCCGGGCGACCGGTCTGTACTCCGGCGGCGTCGTCGGGATCGCGATCGGCGGGTCCGTCACCGAGAACGCGTACGCGTCCGGAGCGGTCACGGCCGACGGACGCAACGCCGGCGGCGTCGTCAGCTACGGCTACGACGAGACCGTCGTCCACCACGTCGTCGCCCTGAACGCGCAGGTCGTCGCGCCGACGTGGGCGCACGCGATCGTGGGACGGGTCGGAGCCGGCCAGGTCGCCGACCTGCTCGACAACCACGTGAGCGACGCCGTCGCGATCAGCGGCGAGAGCCTGACCGACGAGCCTGCCGCCGACAACCCGAAGGGTGCGGTGGTCGCGGCTGCGCAGGCGCGGACGCAGGCGTTCTTCGTCGCCCGGGGCTGGGACTTCGACACGGTGTGGGCGTGGGACGAGGACGGGAAGCGCCCCGTCCTGCAGAACGCCTTCGAGGACGTCCCGCCGCTCCCCGAGGAGCCGGAGGCGCCCGCGCTCGAGCAGGCCGACGACGGTGCGTACCTGATCACGAAGCCGGCCGATCTCGAGGAGGTCGCCGCCTGGCCCGACGAGTCGTTCCGGCTGACGTCGGACCTCGACCTCGACGGCGTCACGCTGCCGCAGCTCGGGTTCCCGGCGCCGTTCACCGGCGAGCTGGACGGTGCGGGGCACGTCCTGCGCGGCTTCACCTCGACGTCCGGTGGCCTGTTCGGCACGATCGACGCGGGCGCGTCGGTGCACGATCTCGAGCTCGTCGACGCCACCGTGACGAAGTCCGCCAGCAAGGCCGGCATCCTGGTCGACTCGCTGCGCGGCACGGTCGAGCGGGTCTCGGTCGGCGGTTCGGTGAGCAGCCTCTCGTACGCCGGCGGCGTCGCGGGCGACTCGTTCGGGACGATCCGCGACGTGTACTCCACCGCCGAGGTGAGCACGACGGGCGGCAACTACGCCGGCGGGATCATCGGTGTGGCGGACAGCCCGAGCACCACCGAGCGGGTGTACGCGACGGGCGCGGTCACCGCGTCGGGGACGACGGCCGGCGGGCTCACCGGGTACGCACGCGACAGCGGGACCGTCGTCCGCGACAGCATCGCGCTGAACCCGTCGGTCACCGCGACGTCGCTGGCCCACCGGGTGGTCGCCCGCTACGCGTCGGGGCAGACCGCCACCCTGTCGAACAACCTCGCCATCGAGACGCTGGTCGCGCAGACGCAGTCGGTCACGGCGACCGGCCCGACCACGCTGAACGGGGAGACGGTCACGACAGCCGAGACACAGAGCGCCGACACGTGGACCGGCCGGCTCGGCTGGGACCTCGACAGCGTGTGGCGCTGGGACGACGAGGCGCAGCGGCCGGTGCTGCGGCGAGCAGACGAGCCGGCAGACGGGCGGGCGCAGCGTTCCTCGGCGGCCGTCGAGCGCGGCGCGGTCACGGTCGAGCCGGTGTCGTACGCGCTTCGGCACCCGGCGCCGAGCGTCGTGGGGCAGGCCGAGGACGGGTCGGCGATGGCGCACGACGCCGTGCTCGCCGACGGGGTCGCGACGGTGACGCTGCACGGCGGGGCCGCCGCGGCCGGTGGGCAGGTCGGAGTGCTGGTGCTCGACGGCGACGCTGATGCCGACGCACCGGGTGCCGGCGACGTCGCGTACGTCGGTCAGGCGGCGGCGGACGACGCGGGCGACGCGACGTTCGAGGTCGCGCTGGCCCAGGGCTCCGCTCTCGAGGCCTACCGGCTCGTGGCCGGCACGTCGGCCGGTACGCCGCGCTACGTCGCGTCGCTCGATCCGGACGAGCGACCGGCGCCGGAGAAGGCGACGACGTCGACCTCCGCGCAGGTGCGGCCGTGGGCGGTCGCGTACGGGCGGTCGGCGGTCGTGACCGCGCGGGTCACCTCTCCTGCCGGGCACCCGACCGGTCGGGTCGAGGTTCGGAAGGGCTCGCGGGTGCTCGGTTCGACGTCGGCGAGGCGGGGCGTCACCACCGTCCGTGTGCCGGCCCGGTCGCTCGCCCCTGGCCGTCACACGCTCACGGTGCGCTACCGCGGCGACGAGCGTCACCGGGCGTCGTCGGACACGGTCCGGCTGCGGATCACGAAGGCACGCTCCCGGATCACGGCGGCGAAGGTGAAGCCGCGGAAGGTGGTGGCCGAGCGGACCCGGGTGAAGGTCGTCGTGCGGGTGCGCGGAGCCCACGGCGTCCGTCCGCGCGGCCTCGTCACGGTTCGCGGGCGCGGGGTCGACGCGACGGCGCGAGTTCGCCACGGCGTCGCGAAGGTCCGGTTGGGTCGCCTCCCGAGGGCCGGGCGCCAGCGCTTCACCGTGACCTACCGCGGGAGCGACCAGCTGTCGTCGTCCACGCGCACGGTGAAGGTACGGGTGCGCCGGCGGTAG